The Lolium rigidum isolate FL_2022 chromosome 1, APGP_CSIRO_Lrig_0.1, whole genome shotgun sequence region gccgatcctcaatgtctgcatcgtcctccacatcgaccgtacgaacgatctggctaccactagcactggggacggatggtgctgctgtggacctacaaggagcgtcgCGGCGCACACCGTTagaagaggcagcagcagtagagagacatgatgcccgaccacctgatgatgccccagcaccagagagagatgatgcccggcccctgtccacatggatacgaattttaccgaaccggcaggaagcattcaaagcaaaaaagaattcccagatcgtcgtcggaaattagtggaacaaatattccctccttgttgtgcaaatattcgaaatgaactgcgtcGTCAGAGCTCCAGCTGTACTGAGCgcagatgttagctttcaaattcctcaacgagatggtggttgcaaccaccgcagggaagtaaaacccattcttatagcgtttagaatcacgcgtaaagctagaatccagcctaaccaccagccgaaaagccagcgctggatcaatcctattcaaaaagcaacgcagttagttgagcaacaacgattggcgctcaaaaactgcctactgttaattcacataggcagacgatgcttacccagatgaaatccatgcgttagatccctccgattcccaatcttctccgcggctgacGCGAACAGTTGGCACACCAGATGGACGTACAAACTCCGcgaaaggggtagatctagatctggtggaggcggagccctctccgcctccggGGGGTGGTGGGGGGGGCGGGggtggctcggcggcggacgacgccataaggtaggagggcaggacggcgtggcggtggaggggcggtgtgtgagctcctccagtctcgggcggagtggaaagctttgggtgagctcagtcaacagtcaacacagtTCGAAAGAGAAACGGTCAATAcaacaccaacgcggctccctagccgtcaccggtaacggtgaaggcctctgaccagacggcaaccctcccgtctgagcgtctgcgatgggtttcaaactagagggaggggaaaactgaggaaaaactaaggggctggggaaaactgagtacaactaaggaaccaggggcacgaaaatagaaatccctatattgtTTTATGCCACGGTTATTCTTGTGAAGCATATGCAACCTCCCTCTTGGAATCGAGATCCAAGAAACCTTGAAGTTCCTCCACTATGGAGAGAAGTGTTCTTAATCCTTTGTCAGGTTAAAGTCGCAAAAAAAGAGAGATTAGATTCTTTAGTAGTCTAGTGCGGTGATAGTGTGATCTAGTGACCTTCCACAGAGGCGATCTCCCTCCCCACGTACTAGCACCCAAAGCGCCGCTCCGCGCTGCGCCAGAAAAAGCAGCACACGATCTCTCCCATTCATCGCCTTTCTCACTTGTTCCTGCCCCCCACTTGCTTACCTCCTCCACCTCAATCAAGAagggcaccacaccggcacccagctCAGCTCACTCCACGACCATGACGACCTCATCGGTTTCGGAGCTGCTTCAGCGTCTGGCGCAGGAGGTGGACCCGTGGGCGCCGGGGTTCTGGCGCGACTTCGGCATCGGCATGCTCAAGCCTCTCGCGGCCACGGTGGCGGTCGCCTTGGCCGTGGCGCTGAGCTCCACACAGCGCCTGGGCATCGAGGCCGAGATGCTCTACGCCGTTGCCCGCTCCTTCCTCCAGCTCTCCGTCATCGGCTTTGTGCTCCAATTCATCTTCACCCAGAAGAGCCCGCTCTGGATCCTCCTTGCATACCTCTTCATGGTCACCGTCGCCGGCTACACCGCTGGCCAGCGCGCTAGGCACGTCCCGCGCGGAGGGTACATCGCCGGCGTGTCCATACTGGTGGGCACCGGCGTCACCATGTTTCTGCTCGTCGTGCTCAGCGTGTTCGAGTTCACGCCCCGGTACATCATCCCCGTCGCCGGCATGTTGGTTGGCAACACAATGACCGTCACGGGGGTCACCATGAAGAAGCTCCACGAGGACGTCAAGTCCCAGAGGAACCTCGTAAGCAAAGCAACACAAGCAATCTCAATTTCAGCTCCGTCGAGTTCTGCTTGATTGTGGTTTTGGGTCCTCGTTCTTGTGTGATTTCATGCAGGTGGAGACGGCGCTTGCGCTGGGTGCGACGCCGAGGCAGGCGACGGCAGGGCAGGTCAGAAGGTCGCTGGTGATCGCGCTGTCTCCGGTAATCGACAGCGCCAAGACGGTGGGGCTGATCGCGCTGCCGGGGGCCATGACGGGGCTCATCATGGGGGGAGCGTCACCGCTGGAGGCAATTCAGCTGCAGATCGTTGTGATG contains the following coding sequences:
- the LOC124705498 gene encoding UPF0014 membrane protein STAR2-like: MTTSSVSELLQRLAQEVDPWAPGFWRDFGIGMLKPLAATVAVALAVALSSTQRLGIEAEMLYAVARSFLQLSVIGFVLQFIFTQKSPLWILLAYLFMVTVAGYTAGQRARHVPRGGYIAGVSILVGTGVTMFLLVVLSVFEFTPRYIIPVAGMLVGNTMTVTGVTMKKLHEDVKSQRNLVETALALGATPRQATAGQVRRSLVIALSPVIDSAKTVGLIALPGAMTGLIMGGASPLEAIQLQIVVMNMLMGASTVSSLLSTYLCWPAFFTKAFQLEDTVFSE